One genomic segment of Mytilus galloprovincialis chromosome 5, xbMytGall1.hap1.1, whole genome shotgun sequence includes these proteins:
- the LOC143076145 gene encoding uncharacterized protein LOC143076145 isoform X1, producing MEKVLIIVFVLVVLHSIYALYEVTNLACAPASSTSLIFTWDRPSDPSRVVQGYILNLERTDNLITDVVAQLDVNDYYVETYTYGGLGEYGIYTLSLYTYTSSGNEPTQKIECQTLTDVPARAPDTVEAVGISYTEIEVDWTEIETKDRNGVLLGYRIIYYKFVSAWPSNITVDNTTLQHTITGLDFDTYYYVGVTGFTSSGDGPVTTDTNKTLGLPTNPPETVTRYYCYEAVPGILVFGWDEMPCTCYVGLIGLLLVLNFIFCLCCCFRKKSDPEDDMHSRGRRKFQRENSVAPSYDTDSCYSLDNEDRKWKDRGNITSRDIFITSPSPSEYPPDYFDDSIFPPRKMTIMPRVGKNIKAENKAKDEEYYTDSGERNNAAIKEDDYDSVYHSDESPPITPSTKRKIKVEPLQLSDLDDKIQTKSNQQLSNKRVLPKNSKQIKEKSTTEVNATKSNDEDNMPKEDRSRKKQSEDKKGLNTRTPSKSPYRSPGTQRQLRGSRKSKFSTSSSDYSDDELSYNENGLGHNENSDSNTESDHNTSLENESKTETKRKPNLQNVHASQKSDKRNVTEKLPYDMEHSPHDLDQLFLCRLRNPPKMKRVASDIIIMNRGMKNMQNRQLPKNNSLPEFNAHHSNNSGHNDNYEQIDKQNSSGQPKHFGNSKEYPDKDSANTNRGLSYGNYDDVNQDNHDNSENTYRRPDRVVNINVTPQNSDENNQLPKKLNLDNLNGKDLSRGMHKSMSAPDFIKQDNPYDSMLDKREQKFRNKIHGIYESPQITETTDDFKASDYHQENGTRRTSPSQLRKTGEPDNQPRFNIYPVNASETGIEGENERDEPRNQSRPGKNMEYPEIREPLYYSAVPGISDESAKNREGPKPGTQYQDTSNNKNHQYEPTLNKRQDKLQNNVNDMHKSSQLTEPMDNFKAPGIYQETVKRRTSPSKLQNRGQLDDPTRFNIYPVNASKAEKASENERDKSKKQTQPERNIGNLEKSEPLYYSSVPADILSNEADNYRESPHQRTQYQDSSNIKDQNQENIGKRVRTMINPEEDFAIPRTNHDADNDVIKPDKAQPNRGILKKYKGSENTIQNDNKRKVNPKSKAPNQHGKDSLNDSAVPGISNESARFRDSPFRQDNKDPYKTSNGKHRNDYPDDRKPQSSAEERQHQSARPINDETSNMPTGFDYAPSKTAEKNVNPPNEKRNFNKPSGSNNAPNDTPEPVDLNDPNINVVMKMSTYQKVLDFINLLKKPKPK from the exons ATGGAGAAAGTACTGATCATTGTATTTGTCCTGGTTGTTCTTCACTCCATCTATGCTTTAT ACGAAGTCACAAACCTAGCATGTGCACCTGCAAGCTCCACCAGCCTGATCTTTACATGGGACAGACCAAGCGATCCAAGCAGAGTTGTTCAAGGATACATTCTGAATTTGGAAAGAACCGACAACTTAATTACTGACGTAGTCGCg cAATTAGACGTTAATGACTACTATGTAGAAACATACACATACGGTGGACTTGGGGAATATGGTATCTACACATTATCTCTTTACACATATACATCATCTGGTAATGAACCTACACAAAAAATAGAATGTCAAACATTAACGGATG TTCCAGCACGAGCACCGGATACAGTGGAAGCAGTTGGTATATCATACACTGAAATTGAAGTAGACTGGACAGAAATAGAAACGAAAGATAGAAATGGAGTACTCTTAG GTTATAGAATAATATATTATAAGTTTGTAAGCGCCTGGCCAAGTAATATTACAGTGGACAACACAACTCTTCAGCATACTATAACAGGACTTGACTTTGATACATATTACTATGTCGGCGTGACCGGATTTACTAGTTCGGGAGATGGTCCAGTGACAACTGACACCAATAAGACTTTAg gttTACCGACCAACCCACCTG AAACGGTGACAAGATATTATTGTTACGAAGCTGTTCCTGGTATCCTTGTTTTTGGTTGGGATGAAATGCCATGTACCTGTTATGTTGGACTGATAGGGTTACTGCTTGTcttaaactttatattttgtcTTTGTTGTTGTTTCCGCAAAAAGTCAGACCCTGAAGACGATATGCATTCAAGAGGAAGAAGAAAATTTCAAAGAGA AAATTCGGTCGCACCTTCATATGACACTGATAGCTGCTACAGTCTTGATAATGAAGACAGAAAATGGAAAGATCGTGGTAATATCACATCACGTGACATATTTATAACATCACCAAGTCCTAGTGAATACCCGCCTGACTATTTTGACGATTCAATATTTCCACCACGTAAAATGACAATTATGCCAAGAGTAGGTAAAAATATAAAAGCTGAAAACAAAGCAAAAGACGAGGAATACTACACTGACTCAGGAGAAAGAAATAATGCTGCAATTAAAGAAGACGATTATGATAGTGTATATCATTCTGATGAATCACCCCCTATAACACCAAGcacaaaaagaaaaattaaagtcGAACCACTACAGTTGTCAGATCTGGACGACAAAATTCAAACTAAGTCAAATCAACAGCTCTCAAATAAACGAGTACTACCAAAAAATTCCAAACAGATAAAAGAAAAATCTACTACTGAAGTTAACGCAACCAAATCAAACGACGAAGATAATATGCCAAAAGAGGACAGGTCTCGAAAGAAACAAAGTGAAGACAAGAAAGGTTTAAATACACGAACGCCTTCTAAAAGCCCTTATCGTTCACCAGGCACACAAAGACAACTAAGAGGGAGTCGAAAATCCAAATTCAGTACTTCATCTAGCGATTACTCTGATGACGAGCTTTCCTACAACGAGAACGGTTTAGGACACAATGAAAACTCTGACAGCAACACAGAAAGTGATCACAATACATCCCTCGAAAATGAAtctaaaacagaaacaaaacgTAAACccaatttacaaaatgtacatgccTCGCAAAAAAGTGATAAACGTAACGTCACCGAGAAACTGCCTTACGATATGGAACATTCACCTCATGATCTCGATCAGTTGTTTTTGTGCCGTTTAAGAAACCCACCAAAGATGAAACGTGTTGCATCAGACATAATAATTATGAATAGAGGCatgaaaaatatgcaaaacagACAACTACCTAAAAACAATAGTCTTCCTGAATTCAATGCACACCATAGTAATAATTCAGGGCATAATGATAATTATGAACAAATCGATAAACAAAATAGTAGCGGACAACCAAAACACTTTGGTAATTCCAAGGAATACCCCGATAAAGATTCAGCTAACACAAACCGTGGACTGTCCTACGGCAATTATGACGATGTAAATcaagataatcacgacaattctGAAAATACATATAGACGGCCAGACAGAGTTGTTAACATCAATGTTACACCACAAAATTCTGACGAAAACAATCAGCTTCCGAAAAAGCTAAATTTAGATAATCTTAATGGTAAAGATTTATCAAGAGGAATGCATAAAAGCATGAGTGCTCCAGATTTTATAAAACAAGACAACCCATATGATTCAATGTTAGACAAAAGGGAACAAAAGTTTCGAAACAAAATCCATGGTATATATGAATCACCTCAGATAACAGAAACAACCGATGATTTCAAGGCATCAGATTATCATCAAGAAAATGGTACACGTCGCACGAGTCCTTCACAGCTTAGGAAAACGGGAGAGCCAGATAATCAACCCAGGTTCAATATATATCCTGTAAATGCAAGCGAGACAGGAATAGAAGGTGAAAATGAAAGAGATGAACCAAGAAACCAATCGCGACCCGGGAAGAACATGGAATATCCAGAAATAAGAGAGCCATTGTATTATTCGGCTGTTCCAGGTATATCAGACGAATCTGCGAAGAATAGGGAGGGTCCTAAACCAGGGACGCAATATCAGGACACAAGTAACAATAAAAACCATCAATATGAACCGACGTTAAACAAAAGGCAAGATAAGCTTCAAAACAATGTCAATGACATGCATAAATCATCTCAGTTAACGGAACCAATGGATAATTTCAAGGCACCAGGTATTTATCAGGAAACTGTTAAACGTCGCACGAGTCCTTCAAAGCTCCAGAATAGAGGACAGCTAGATGATCCAACCAGGTTTAATATATATCCTGTAAATGCTAGTAAGGCAGAAAAAGCAAGTGAAAATGAAAGAGATAAATCAAAAAAGCAAACACAACCGGAGAGGAACATCGGAAATCTGGAAAAAAGCGAGCCATTATATTATTCGTCTGTACCAGCTGATATATTATCTAACGAAGCTGATAATTATAGAGAGAGTCCTCACCAGAGGACGCAATATCAAGATTCAAGTAACATCAAAGACCAAAACCAAGAAAATATTGGTAAACGAGTACGTACTATGATTAATCCAGAGGAAGACTTTGCTATTCCTCGAACAAACCATGATGCTGATAATGATGTAATAAAACCGGATAAAGCACAGCCCAATAGAGGAATACTAAAGAAATATAAAGGATCTGAAAATACTATCCAAAATGACAACAAAAGAAAGGTTAATCCAAAATCTAAAGCTCCGAATCAACACGGTAAGGATTCTCTCAACGATTCAGCAGTGCCAGGCATATCAAACGAAAGTGCAAGATTTCGAGACAGTCCATTCAGGCAAGATAATAAAGACCCCTATAAAACAAGCAATGGAAAACATAGAAACGATTATCCAGATGATAGGAAACCACAAAGTTCTGCTGAGGAACGGCAACATCAGTCAGCCAGGCCTATTAATGACGAAACTTCAAATATGCCGACCGGATTTGATTATGCACCTAGTAAGACagcagaaaaaaatgtaaatccaCCAAACGAGAAACGTAACTTTAATAAACCTTCCGGTTCAAACAATGCTCCTAACGACACTCCAGAGCCTGTTGATTTAAATGACCCAAATATAAATGTAGTAATGAAAATGTCAACTTATCAAAAAGTACTTGATTTCATTAACTTGCTGAAAAAACCGAAACCAAAATAA
- the LOC143076145 gene encoding neogenin-like isoform X2: protein MEKVLIIVFVLVVLHSIYALYEVTNLACAPASSTSLIFTWDRPSDPSRVVQGYILNLERTDNLITDVVAQLDVNDYYVETYTYGGLGEYGIYTLSLYTYTSSGNEPTQKIECQTLTDVPARAPDTVEAVGISYTEIEVDWTEIETKDRNGVLLGYRIIYYKFVSAWPSNITVDNTTLQHTITGLDFDTYYYVGVTGFTSSGDGPVTTDTNKTLGLPTNPPETVTRYYCYEAVPGILVFGWDEMPCTCYVGLIGLLLVLNFIFCLCCCFRKKSDPEDDMHSRGRRKFQRDGNGRNDYNDEERFFRKR from the exons ATGGAGAAAGTACTGATCATTGTATTTGTCCTGGTTGTTCTTCACTCCATCTATGCTTTAT ACGAAGTCACAAACCTAGCATGTGCACCTGCAAGCTCCACCAGCCTGATCTTTACATGGGACAGACCAAGCGATCCAAGCAGAGTTGTTCAAGGATACATTCTGAATTTGGAAAGAACCGACAACTTAATTACTGACGTAGTCGCg cAATTAGACGTTAATGACTACTATGTAGAAACATACACATACGGTGGACTTGGGGAATATGGTATCTACACATTATCTCTTTACACATATACATCATCTGGTAATGAACCTACACAAAAAATAGAATGTCAAACATTAACGGATG TTCCAGCACGAGCACCGGATACAGTGGAAGCAGTTGGTATATCATACACTGAAATTGAAGTAGACTGGACAGAAATAGAAACGAAAGATAGAAATGGAGTACTCTTAG GTTATAGAATAATATATTATAAGTTTGTAAGCGCCTGGCCAAGTAATATTACAGTGGACAACACAACTCTTCAGCATACTATAACAGGACTTGACTTTGATACATATTACTATGTCGGCGTGACCGGATTTACTAGTTCGGGAGATGGTCCAGTGACAACTGACACCAATAAGACTTTAg gttTACCGACCAACCCACCTG AAACGGTGACAAGATATTATTGTTACGAAGCTGTTCCTGGTATCCTTGTTTTTGGTTGGGATGAAATGCCATGTACCTGTTATGTTGGACTGATAGGGTTACTGCTTGTcttaaactttatattttgtcTTTGTTGTTGTTTCCGCAAAAAGTCAGACCCTGAAGACGATATGCATTCAAGAGGAAGAAGAAAATTTCAAAGAGA TGGTAATGGTCGAAATGATTACAATGACGAGGAAAGATTTTTCAGAAAACGCTAA